From the genome of Amycolatopsis sp. NBC_01488, one region includes:
- a CDS encoding NADH-quinone oxidoreductase subunit C, with product MTDTPETGGEQSSADRPEGGLEPQGTRPAEPVVTGRERQGMFGVHGTGDTSGYGGVRLPAYSPAPAERPYGGWFDQFADEFYAALSDNKIPAEAILQTTVDRGEITFYVAREQLPAIAKVLRDDGGLRFELLSSVSGVDYGVDVPQRLHSVYHFTSLTYRRRIRLEVTLDIEDPHVPSLVGLYPTADWQERETWDMFGIVYDGHPALTRILMPDDWDGHPQRKDYPLGGIPVEYKGAEIPPPDQRRSYS from the coding sequence ATGACTGACACTCCAGAGACCGGCGGCGAGCAGTCCAGCGCCGATCGTCCCGAGGGCGGCCTCGAGCCGCAGGGCACCCGGCCCGCCGAACCGGTCGTCACCGGCCGCGAACGCCAGGGCATGTTCGGCGTCCACGGCACCGGCGACACCTCCGGCTACGGCGGTGTCCGGCTCCCGGCCTACAGCCCCGCGCCGGCCGAGCGCCCGTACGGCGGCTGGTTCGACCAGTTCGCCGACGAGTTCTACGCGGCCCTGTCCGACAACAAGATCCCCGCCGAGGCGATCCTGCAGACGACGGTCGACCGCGGCGAGATCACCTTCTACGTCGCCCGCGAGCAGCTGCCCGCGATCGCGAAGGTGCTGCGCGACGACGGCGGCCTCCGCTTCGAGCTGCTGTCCTCGGTGTCCGGCGTGGACTACGGCGTCGACGTCCCGCAGCGGTTGCACTCGGTGTACCACTTCACGTCGCTCACCTACCGCCGCCGCATCCGCCTCGAGGTCACCCTCGACATCGAGGACCCGCACGTGCCGTCGCTGGTCGGGCTCTACCCGACCGCCGACTGGCAGGAGCGGGAGACCTGGGACATGTTCGGCATCGTCTACGACGGTCACCCGGCCCTGACCCGGATCCTCATGCCGGACGACTGGGACGGCCACCCCCAGCGCAAGGACTACCCGCTCGGCGGGATCCCGGTCGAATACAAGGGCGCGGAGATCCCGCCGCCGGACCAGCGGAGGTCGTACTCGTGA
- a CDS encoding NuoB/complex I 20 kDa subunit family protein translates to MGLEEKLPNGILLASLEGLVNWARKNSLWPATFGLACCAIEMMTVGGSRYDIARFGMERFSATPRQADLMIVAGRVTQKMAPVLRQIYDQMAEPRWVLAMGVCASSGGMFNNYAVVQGVDHIVPVDMYLPGCPPRPEMLLDAILKLHAKIQDEPINARRAAIRAASGARTELVASSIKYAKK, encoded by the coding sequence ATGGGCCTCGAAGAGAAACTCCCCAACGGCATCCTGCTGGCCAGCCTCGAAGGCCTCGTCAACTGGGCGCGCAAGAACTCGCTCTGGCCCGCCACGTTCGGCCTCGCCTGCTGCGCGATCGAGATGATGACCGTCGGCGGGTCCCGCTACGACATCGCCCGCTTCGGCATGGAGCGCTTCAGCGCGACGCCGCGGCAGGCCGACCTGATGATCGTCGCCGGCCGGGTCACCCAGAAGATGGCTCCCGTCCTGCGCCAGATCTACGACCAGATGGCCGAGCCGCGCTGGGTGCTCGCGATGGGCGTCTGCGCCTCTTCCGGCGGCATGTTCAACAACTACGCGGTGGTCCAGGGCGTCGACCACATCGTGCCGGTCGACATGTACCTGCCGGGCTGCCCGCCGCGGCCGGAGATGCTGCTGGACGCGATCCTCAAGCTGCACGCCAAGATCCAGGACGAGCCGATCAACGCCCGCCGCGCCGCCATCCGCGCCGCCAGCGGGGCGCGCACCGAGCTCGTCGCGTCGTCGATCAAGTACGCGAAGAAGTAG
- a CDS encoding NADH-quinone oxidoreductase subunit A, with product MLTLLTRTDTVQLAQEAPSLKPYLPLVLLFVLALGFAVLSVLLGPLVGPSRYNKAKLSAYECGIEPSPQPLVGAGRMPVAYYITAMLFILFDIEMVFLYPFAVQANALGTFGLVEILLFIATVGFAYAYVWRRGGLDWN from the coding sequence GTGCTGACGTTGCTGACCCGGACCGACACGGTGCAGCTGGCGCAAGAGGCCCCGAGCCTGAAGCCCTACCTGCCCCTGGTCCTGTTGTTCGTGCTGGCGCTCGGCTTCGCCGTGCTGTCGGTCCTGCTGGGCCCGCTCGTCGGCCCCAGCCGCTACAACAAGGCCAAGCTCTCCGCCTACGAGTGCGGCATCGAGCCGTCCCCGCAGCCGCTCGTAGGCGCCGGGCGGATGCCGGTCGCGTACTACATCACCGCGATGCTGTTCATCCTGTTCGACATCGAGATGGTCTTCCTCTACCCGTTCGCCGTGCAGGCGAACGCGCTGGGCACGTTCGGCCTGGTGGAGATCCTGCTGTTCATCGCGACGGTCGGCTTCGCGTACGCCTACGTGTGGCGGCGCGGCGGCCTGGATTGGAACTAG